Part of the Vibrio ishigakensis genome, AGCGAACACCGGATTCATTTTTAAAAGAAAAGTTCATTTCTTTTTTCAAGTAATATAATTCTGGTTCAGGAGTGGGCATTTCGAACCTGTGATACTTACCAGTGGATAATGTAATATTTACTAGTAAAGGCTGGGAAATTTACTAGGTTTCCCTAGCAAATTTCACCAGCCTTTTATTAACACTAGTTAAAGTATAAAACCACACTAACAATTAAATTTATTAGTGTGGCTCAATAATTTTCTATATTGGATCAGTTAAGGCCAACCCTATTCCCCAACGTCGCTGAGAATGATTATAATCAATTAAAGACTCTCCATATCCGTCAGTGTATTGAATATATCCTCTTAAACGCTTCCATATTGGAAAAGTTACTCCAAGCTCTATAAATCCTTTGTGTGTGGCAAGATTATTACGCGCCGTACCAAAGACTTTGACCTTGTTAAATCTATAGGCTGCAGTTACCTCAAAATGCCCCATGTAATCCTCAATATCTGGATTATCATCATCTTCAGCATCCTCTTCCAATCTTAGCCAAGGCCTGAATCCCACTGCCCAATCATCACTTTCCCATAGTCCTACTAGATAAGCTCGGTTCCAGCTGCGAGATAAAGGTTGACTGCGTCCATTGGACTGATGCTCTACCCCCACACCCCAGCCAAAATTACTGTCAAACGGCTTCCACTCTGTTGGAGCTAGATAGAAGAATTCCGGTTGATAATTGGTCTCACGAAACGGAGCAGAGATGTTTTCCGAGTAGATCTGCCACCATGATTGGGCAGTAAAACCAAAGTAAAGAGCATCCCCCTCGACAAGAAGATCACCATAGTTTAGTGGTACCTTAATACTGAGTTGTATCTTGGCTTCTTGATCCTCAAAATTCTCTTGCCAATCTGGGTTGCTCCCATAAGCACCTGTGTTGATCGAATCAGTCTGAGTAAATGGCAGAATGTAGTTCATCTTATGTGGCGTCAGAACAAATGGATTGTCTTGGGTATCCTGCTCGTATTTGATGCGCTGCTCAGTCATGGATAAAGACGACTCATCTTTGTCGTGTTCTGAACTCTCATAAGCAAAAGATGAAAAAGAGAACGGAGCCACGATAAGGCAATATAGCAAGCTTTCCTTTATAACTTTCATTTTAACCTCAGACCTATCCATAAAAACATTATTAAATAATCCACTTATATTAGGTCTAAAGCCACTGGTAAAATTACCTGTTCAGAATTTAAAATTTACCTACTGAAAATTTGCCAATGACTGACTGGTATATCTCACTATCTGATCTAGTAAATACCCTAGTTAATTATCCATTAAAAAATATAAATAATTACCACATCAAAACGAAGCAATATAAATGCTCACCTTGATACAAAAATATTAACTATCTTTTATAGGAATCTAAATATGAAAAAACTAACTGCTATCTCATCTGTACTTCTTACTGCTCTTGTTTCAGCACCAAGCCTTGCAAATGATCTAGATGTTGATTGGTTCGCAGGTGTGGGTACAGGTTATCAAATTGACGATGTAACAGGTGCAAATGACATGAATGGTGAAGATGTAGCGTTTGAACTGCGTGGCGGCGCAATCTTGAACGACCATCACCGTGTTATGGGTACTTACGGCTACATGGATAAGCTAGAGCAGCACTCTTTCCTAGCTTCATATGACTACCTATTGCCTGTGTACGAGAATGTTAACCTATTCGCTGGTGTTTCTATGGGTGTTGCAGACAGTGAGATCGCGAGTGAGAGTTCTACAGACTTCGTTTGGGGTGGCCAAGTAGGTGCTATGTACCAGTTCAACGAATCATGGTCGGCTGAGCTTTCATACCAGTATCTTGACCAAGACTACGAGGAGAACAACACGAAGCTAGAGAACACTCAACAGATCATGGTTTCAGTGGACTACCACTTCTAAACCAAACCAAACCAAAAATACGATTACGACAGCGGGCAATTGCCCGCTCGTTTTTTTATATAATTCATGTGTTTAATCCAACAACTCTGCATCATAACCTAATGGCTTCTATAGTTTAGTAATATCAACAACTAGCCATTACGATTCAGTCTCTTCACGCATCCAGACTGCATCGATTCAGGAGTAATGCATGGCAGGGTTTCTGCGCTTCATTTTTATCTCCGCGCTCAGTTTATTCAGTCTAATCTGCTGGGCTGAACAAGTTAGCCTTACAACCAAAGGTTTATTTACCCAACAAGAACTGGCTTGGATAGAGAAGCATCCAAACATTCGCGTGAGTAACTCTACTGACCTGCCGCCTCTTGCTTTTAAACAAGATGGTCAAGTGGTGGGCTACTCTATCGATTACATCGACTTGCTGAGTGAAATAACGGGCTTAACCTTTATATTTGAGTATCAAGAGGATTGGTCTGAGCAGCTGCAACAAGCCGAGGAGCGCCAGCTTGATATGTTGCAATTAGTGCGTGAGCGCAAAAGCATTGATCGCTATATGGATTTCACCCAGCCTTATCTATCCGGCAGTTCTGCTGTTCTTTATGGTAGGGACGGCCAGCCCAGAGTTAGCTCTATTGGTCGTATAAAAGATAAGCCCATCGCCGTGCGAAGAGACTTCTTAGAACAGCGATATCTAAGCACCCACTACCCTAACCTAGACCTAATAATCGTCAACTCTACAGGCGAGGGATTAAATGCGGTTTTAGGAGGCGAAGCAGAGTATTTTATTTGTAGTGCTAACACCTGTGAAACCTATATCTATCAAAACTTTCTATCCAACCTAGAGATTGTCGGCAGTCTGGGTATTCCAGAGCTAGAGAAACAAAACCAAGCTCGGTTTGCGACTAGAAGTGACTGGCCAGAGCTTAATAGCATCATCAACAAGGCCATTGATGCGATTACTGAAGAACAGAGGCAAATCTTAGCCGATAAATGGCTAGATAAGAATAATCGGCAGAAGTTACTCGTCGAGTCCCTAACCGATGAGGAGCGAGCTTGGATTGAAAGCCACACGCGAATCGCGTTTAGCTTGCCCCTCAAACTGCCGCCGTTCGCTTATGTGGTCGATGACGAGCCAAAAGGTATTGCCGATGACTTCGTACGCCGGTTCGAAAAAGAATATGGGATAGAAGCCCACTTCATTCCATACACTAGCTGGAAACAAATTGTTGACGCAGTTCAATCGGGCGAGATTGATTTTGTTCCTGGTATGAACATAACCGAGGAGCGTAAGCAAAGCCTACTGTTTACCGAGCCCTTCATTGAGATGCCAGCTGCCATCTATACAAAAGCTGGTAGAGCTATCTACAGTACTTTAGACCGAGCATCCGGCAAGAAAATAGGCTTAGCAAAAGGCAGTGCTTGGGTTGCGCCGATTAAGCGTGACTTCCCAGAACTGCTCGTGGTTGAATTTGCCAAACTAGATGACGCATTGGTCGCACTATCCAACGAAGAGATTGACCTTACGGTTGTGAACAGATTCGTAGCCAAACATCACATAGCCACGTTGGGGCTCGATGATCTTGTTCACTCTGGCACTACCTCATATCGTCAAGCAACGGCGATTGCGGTTCACCCTTCCAAGCCCGAATTGGTGAGTCTATTTAACAAGGTCATCGCTTCGGTCGATGAGTCCCAAATGACTCTGATTCTGGAGAAATGGAACAACCTACAAATCATTGAGAAAAACCCTTGGCAGGTTTATATCGTATGGGCTGCCGCCTTTGTATTTGGCATTATTTTTATAATCTTGTTGTTCAATTATCTAAATAGAAAGAAGAGCATTAAAGTCATAAAGAAAGTAACTCAAAGGCTATCAAACGCACAAAGGGTGGCAAAACTGGGCAGTTGGGATGTCAGCAGCGACGGCACCATTACCTCCCTATCTGTTGAAGCTGCCCATATACTGGGCGTTGCCGAAACCAAATCTATGCGGCGTATCGACTATGTGCAAATGATCTACGATGAGGATAGAAAAAACTATCTAAGAAAACTCGATGATGCAATCGAAACAGGGCTTCTGAACGTTGAGTATCGCATCACTGTCGATAATCAGCTCAAATGGGTTAAAGAGGTCTCTGAGTTAAAGTTTGATAATCACAACAAGTTCGTCTCAGCGAGCACAACGATTCAGGACATCAGCGAATTTAAGATACAACAAGAAAAGCTCATCGAGAGCCAAGACGAACTGCGTATGCTGACCTCCAAGCTTTTGAGTGTCCAAGAGGAAGAGCGCAAACGAGTCGCAAGAGATCTGCATGATGACCTTAGCCAGCGCTTAGCCGTGGTAGCCATAGACCTTGGAGCGGTCCAAATGTCGGTTGAGTCTGAGACGTTGGGGGAACAACTGAAGAACATCAAACACTCACTTGGCAAGATTGCCGAGGACACCCATAGTCTATCACGCAGACTCCATCCCTCCATTCTTGATGATCTGGGTTTGATTGATGCTCTTCGCTCAGAAATAGAGAGCTTTCAGCTAAGAGAAAAGATCAAGGTCGAATTCCTATATACCTCAAAAGAAATGCACCTAGCTAAAGATGTGGCATTAGTGCTATTTCGAATCGTACAAGAGAGCCTTAGAAACATAGCTAAGTACTCGGAAGCTAATAAAGCTCAAGTCTCTTTTAACCTCGTCAAAGGAACGATTGTTCTGCAAATAAAAGATGATGGAATGGGATTTGATGTAGCCGAGGCGAAGCGCTCTCCAGGACTCGGCATTCAAAGTATGATGGAGCGCGCCAAGCTTATAAATGGAGAACTTCACATACACTCAGAAAAAAACAAAGGCACAACCATAGAGCTGAGCTTTTCTGTTCCAAACATGCAAGATGAAGAAGCAGATATGTGAACGAAGAAGTTAAAAAAAGCCCCA contains:
- a CDS encoding phospholipase A, producing the protein MKVIKESLLYCLIVAPFSFSSFAYESSEHDKDESSLSMTEQRIKYEQDTQDNPFVLTPHKMNYILPFTQTDSINTGAYGSNPDWQENFEDQEAKIQLSIKVPLNYGDLLVEGDALYFGFTAQSWWQIYSENISAPFRETNYQPEFFYLAPTEWKPFDSNFGWGVGVEHQSNGRSQPLSRSWNRAYLVGLWESDDWAVGFRPWLRLEEDAEDDDNPDIEDYMGHFEVTAAYRFNKVKVFGTARNNLATHKGFIELGVTFPIWKRLRGYIQYTDGYGESLIDYNHSQRRWGIGLALTDPI
- a CDS encoding porin family protein, whose product is MKKLTAISSVLLTALVSAPSLANDLDVDWFAGVGTGYQIDDVTGANDMNGEDVAFELRGGAILNDHHRVMGTYGYMDKLEQHSFLASYDYLLPVYENVNLFAGVSMGVADSEIASESSTDFVWGGQVGAMYQFNESWSAELSYQYLDQDYEENNTKLENTQQIMVSVDYHF
- a CDS encoding sensor histidine kinase; the encoded protein is MAGFLRFIFISALSLFSLICWAEQVSLTTKGLFTQQELAWIEKHPNIRVSNSTDLPPLAFKQDGQVVGYSIDYIDLLSEITGLTFIFEYQEDWSEQLQQAEERQLDMLQLVRERKSIDRYMDFTQPYLSGSSAVLYGRDGQPRVSSIGRIKDKPIAVRRDFLEQRYLSTHYPNLDLIIVNSTGEGLNAVLGGEAEYFICSANTCETYIYQNFLSNLEIVGSLGIPELEKQNQARFATRSDWPELNSIINKAIDAITEEQRQILADKWLDKNNRQKLLVESLTDEERAWIESHTRIAFSLPLKLPPFAYVVDDEPKGIADDFVRRFEKEYGIEAHFIPYTSWKQIVDAVQSGEIDFVPGMNITEERKQSLLFTEPFIEMPAAIYTKAGRAIYSTLDRASGKKIGLAKGSAWVAPIKRDFPELLVVEFAKLDDALVALSNEEIDLTVVNRFVAKHHIATLGLDDLVHSGTTSYRQATAIAVHPSKPELVSLFNKVIASVDESQMTLILEKWNNLQIIEKNPWQVYIVWAAAFVFGIIFIILLFNYLNRKKSIKVIKKVTQRLSNAQRVAKLGSWDVSSDGTITSLSVEAAHILGVAETKSMRRIDYVQMIYDEDRKNYLRKLDDAIETGLLNVEYRITVDNQLKWVKEVSELKFDNHNKFVSASTTIQDISEFKIQQEKLIESQDELRMLTSKLLSVQEEERKRVARDLHDDLSQRLAVVAIDLGAVQMSVESETLGEQLKNIKHSLGKIAEDTHSLSRRLHPSILDDLGLIDALRSEIESFQLREKIKVEFLYTSKEMHLAKDVALVLFRIVQESLRNIAKYSEANKAQVSFNLVKGTIVLQIKDDGMGFDVAEAKRSPGLGIQSMMERAKLINGELHIHSEKNKGTTIELSFSVPNMQDEEADM